From Phragmites australis chromosome 5, lpPhrAust1.1, whole genome shotgun sequence, a single genomic window includes:
- the LOC133919242 gene encoding uncharacterized protein LOC133919242 — protein MAKFNVVQKNRREWKQDRKRRAHGEPGTGKLKQRTAPVSVSGKRKRKLERRLNREQKEAAMIKALENNMGDVVMVSAEESSEAAKGKSQVKFSVKKNSSVQIKRLKGKGRKKAKNAKPPTKEKVDAMVE, from the exons ATGGCCAAGTTCAACGTGGTGCAGAAGAACAGGCGCGAATGGAAGCAGGACCGCAAGCGCCGCGCCCATGGGGAGCCCGGCACCGGCAAGCTCAAGCAGCGGACCGCGCCCGTCTCCGTGTCCGGCAAGCGGAAGCGCAAGCTCGAGCGCCGCCTCAACCGG GAGCAGAAAGAGGCTGCGATGATTAAGGCGCTGGAGAACAACATGGGGGATGTCGTTATGGTATCTGCTGAAG AGTCTTCAGAAGCTGCAAAGGGTAAGTCTCAAGTGAAGTTCAGTGTGAAGAAAAACTCAAGTGTACAGATCAAAAGATTAAAAGGCAAAG GTAGAAAGAAAGCCAAAAATGCAAAGCCACCTACCAAGGAGAAAGTTGACGCCATGGTAGAATGA
- the LOC133917981 gene encoding uncharacterized protein LOC133917981, which translates to MSSDEREQLADRLAALSSSLPVHIVEFLKKQCGGDADPHGEFEINLNSMENSVLFELKKQLDEFAEKSKSEVVQVEEDEYVDICGDVSPITIRDASPFVSLEKAGETGNSPSSSNDSSRGRTRLFAEEFELKKQVDTFAEERKNEVVLDPEEEDEYVDICGGASPLGSPEKADESSSNDSGSSASDSDSASSCSSDSESDSESDSDSDESVSSPVPPSVAPKNKDSPAQPPEPALVVMQNTEPEMPHDESVGSPAPMAVLPEVNGTPAQPPPEPASEVVQSTEPEKLQDQRAAPAPKALDMASLIAKAREALEIRRQKGKG; encoded by the coding sequence ATGTCGTCGGACGAGCGGGAGCAGCTTGCCGATCGCCTGGCGGCACTCTCGTCGTCGCTGCCGGTTCACATCGTGGAGTTCTTGAAGAAGCAATGCGGTGGCGATGCCGATCCCCATGGCGAGTTCGAGATTAACCTCAACTCCATGGAAAACTCTGTTTTGTTcgagttgaagaagcagttgGACGAGTTCGCTGAGAAGAGCAAGAGCGAGGTCGTCCAGGTGGAAGAGGATGAGTACGTCGACATCTGCGGCGACGTTTCTCCCATCACGATCCGGGACGCCTCCCCTTTCGTTTCCCTTGAGAAGGCCGGCGAAACCGGCAACAGCCCGAGCTCAAGCAACGACTCCAGTAGAGGAAGAACAAGGTTGTTTGCCGAAGAGTTCGAGTTAAAGAAGCAGGTAGACACGTTTGCCGAGGAGAGGAAGAACGAGGTCGTTCTGGACCCGGAGGAAGAGGACGAGTATGTCGACATCTGTGGTGGTGCCTCCCCTCTCGGGTCCCCTGAGAAGGCCGACGAATCCAGCAGCAACGACTCCGGCTCATCTGCGAGTGATTCAGACTCCGCAAGCAGCTGCAGCTCAGACAGCGAGTCCGACAGCGAGTCCGACAGCGACTCCGACGAGAGTGTCAGCAGCCCGGTTCCACCTTCGGTTGCGCCCAAGAATAAGGACAGCCCTGCTCAACCACCGGAGCCGGCATTGGTGGTTATGCAGAATACCGAACCAGAGATGCCCCATGACGAGAGTGTCGGCAGCCCAGCTCCAATGGCGGTTCTTCCCGAGGTGAACGGCACCCCTGCGCAGCCACCGCCGGAGCCGGCATCGGAGGTGGTTCAGAGTACCGAACCGGAGAAGCTCCAGGACCAGcgcgccgcgccggcgccgaagGCGCTTGACATGGCTAGTCTTATCGCCAAGGCGCGGGAGGCTCTGGAGATTCGGCGGCAGAAGGGGAAGGGGTGA